The segment aaaggaCTTCACTTACCAAAAGATTCGTTGACTGGCAGGTAAGCCTTAACCACAAACATGGGTGTTCCCATGACTTGGGACTCTTCAAACACCAGGCCTCTCTTCCTATTCAGGACACCATAAATGCCACCAACAACAGCCTCAGGACACTGTGGGTGGAACAAATTGTCAGTGTTTGTATTATACACCAAAACAAATTTATCCAATTTAAAATGGCCCTGATCTTATTATACACTGGTCTACATAAGCATAATTGCTAGCCTTCTCACCTGGATCTCCACCAGGTAAACAGGCTCAAGGAGCCTGGGCTCGGCTGTCAACTGGCAGGCATAAAGCACTCTGCGAGCTGTGGGAATGATCTGACCACCACCACGGTGAATGGCATCGGCATGAAGTGTAACATCATGGACATCAAAGCGAATACCACGCATGTTCTCCTCACAAAGCACACCCTGGAATACAAGAAAGAGGAATACTTTGGATGAATAACACGATCAACACCCTTATGAGGTTCAGTTGAAAAATTGAGAAAAGCTCACCTCCTTGGTGGCCCACTGGAAGCCAGCCACCACACTGTCCTTGATCTCATTAAGGTACTGGACTCCTTTGGTTACATCCACAAGCATGTTGGGGCCAGTTCCATCAGGGCCGAAGCACCAGATCTTACGGGCCTCAGTCACCTCCCACTCGTACTTCTCAGCCAGATAACGGGCACGTGCCTTAATCTCCTGCCTAGCTGTGACGTCACCCTTATCAATATCCTCAGGCAGACCTTCAGCCAAGGGACGGGCCTTCATGAACAGACGGTTATGCTTGTTGGGGGACTTGGACAGGCACATTATCTTGGACTCATCAGACACGGTCTCTCTGTAGGATACAACTGGGTCGGATTTCTATTGGACACAAGTTAGATACAATTTAGAATAAAAgatgcacttaaaaataaaattttacaattaACACGGCAGTACCTTCAGTGGAATGCAGGCATGGTCCTCTTCCAGATCCTTCAGGCAGATCTCAAGATGCAGCTCACCAGCACCAGCAATGATGTGTTCTCCAGATTCCTCAATGATACACTGTACCATAGGATCAGACTTGGCTAGACGTTTCAGACCCTCTACCAGCTTAGGCAGGTCGGCGGGGTTCTTGGCCTCCACAGCCACTCTCACCACAGGGCTGACACTGAACTTCATCACACGCATGTTATGGGCCTGTTCAAAGGTGGTAATGGTCCCGGTCTTCACCAAAAACTGGTCCACACCAACCAGACCGACGATGTTACCACAGGGCACATCCTCAATAGGCTCAACATAACGGCCCATCATCAAAATGGTCCTAATAGAACAGATGTCAGAATttttatgtcaaaaaaaaaaaaaaaaaatccgctCTGGACTCTACACATTcctcaaaaacaaaatcatacaACACAAGGCATGACAACCAACCAACCTCTGAATGGGTTTGAGGTAAAGGTCCTCCCTCTTTCCAGGGGTGTAATTTGGTCCCATAATGCGCACCTTCAGGCCAGTGGATACACAGCCAGAGAAGACACGCCCAAAGGCATAGAAACGACCCTTGTCGGTAGTGGGCACCATCTTAGAGATGTACATCATAAGGGGAGCTTTGGGGTCGCAGTTCTTAATACCTTTAGAACAAATACGAGTTAAGTaccaacacacaaaaaaaaaaaaaaaaaaaaaaagtaatgctaAATACATGTCATATAATGTTCCAGGCCAAACCAAGCCTAACCTACCCATAGCAGCTTCATCATCTCCAGGTCCTTCGTACAGCAGCTCACAACGGTATTTCTGAGCAGTTACAGGGGAAGGCAGGTGGATGGTAATCATCTGAAGCAGGGCTTCTCCAGCAGGCAGCCAGCGACGCATAACAGCCTTCAGAAGAGGCTTGCCTTCCTTCTCCTTGTCCTCAGTGTCCAGCTTGATGTCCAACTTCTCAATCAGCTTAGCAGTCTCATCCTTCTTGAAGTTCATGATGGCATCGAAAACCTGTAACAAAATTAAGCTACAATGAAGGACTGAAAATTGAAAGCATGAAATCTTGTGCAGGTGTTAATGATTTCTGTGCAACAACAAATATCAGACTTAAATCTTTCATCACGAGACAGTCAGGTCAAAGTGAAGAATATTTACATCATCACGCACTGAagctaacaaaaacaaatctacAGAAACAGCCATAAAAGCAACGTTATTTCTGCTTACTTTGAAGATGGGGTCCAGGATGAGCTGAGCAAAAGTTCTTGGGAGTTTCTTGCCATCGGGACTAGTAGCAGACTTGCTGAATTTTCCAGTTGCAGGGTCAAAATAcctaaacaaaaagacaaaatgtgTTACAGAATATGTATCACCAATAGAATGCACCACCTTTTAATACCAGGCTCTAAGCCTTACCTGTCACCCCAGAGTTTCTTCATCATGTCCTCCACTTTCTTACAGCGCTCTACTGGTCCAAGTTGGGCATCACCCTTGGCAGCAAACTTCATCACATACATCTCAGCAAACTGCTTAAGGGTGAAGGCCCAACCGTGTAGTCCGGACCCAAATCCAACAGTCCCAACAACTGGATCAATCTAAAGGGAAAGGGCAATATTATTACCAaactcacctgccaaaggagaTTAAGAATACTGCACTGAGTGAAATTTGTTTAACATGAttacatttaacacacacaaaaaataatcaGGGAGGAAGAGGGATGCAATTCTCACCATGATGTTACCCATTGGTCCGTTCTCA is part of the Clarias gariepinus isolate MV-2021 ecotype Netherlands chromosome 15, CGAR_prim_01v2, whole genome shotgun sequence genome and harbors:
- the LOC128542890 gene encoding elongation factor 2 produces the protein MVNFTVDQIRAIMDKKSNIRNMSVIAHVDHGKSTLTDSLVSKAGIIASARAGETRFTDTRKDEQERCITIKSTAISLFYELTDNDLAFIKQCKDGTGFLINLIDSPGHVDFSSEVTAALRVTDGALVVVDCVSGVCVQTETVLRQAIGERIKPVLMMNKMDRALLELQLDPEELYQTFQRIVENVNVIISTYGEDENGPMGNIMIDPVVGTVGFGSGLHGWAFTLKQFAEMYVMKFAAKGDAQLGPVERCKKVEDMMKKLWGDRYFDPATGKFSKSATSPDGKKLPRTFAQLILDPIFKVFDAIMNFKKDETAKLIEKLDIKLDTEDKEKEGKPLLKAVMRRWLPAGEALLQMITIHLPSPVTAQKYRCELLYEGPGDDEAAMGIKNCDPKAPLMMYISKMVPTTDKGRFYAFGRVFSGCVSTGLKVRIMGPNYTPGKREDLYLKPIQRTILMMGRYVEPIEDVPCGNIVGLVGVDQFLVKTGTITTFEQAHNMRVMKFSVSPVVRVAVEAKNPADLPKLVEGLKRLAKSDPMVQCIIEESGEHIIAGAGELHLEICLKDLEEDHACIPLKKSDPVVSYRETVSDESKIMCLSKSPNKHNRLFMKARPLAEGLPEDIDKGDVTARQEIKARARYLAEKYEWEVTEARKIWCFGPDGTGPNMLVDVTKGVQYLNEIKDSVVAGFQWATKEGVLCEENMRGIRFDVHDVTLHADAIHRGGGQIIPTARRVLYACQLTAEPRLLEPVYLVEIQCPEAVVGGIYGVLNRKRGLVFEESQVMGTPMFVVKAYLPVNESFGFTADLRSNTSGQAFPQCVFDHWQILPGDPMDGASKPAQVVAETRKRKGLKEGIPALDNYLDKL